The genomic DNA tttatagtggagtaattccgttactaactcagttactttttggaagaagtaactagtaactataactaatcactttttaaaagtaacgtgcccaacactgtaTGCCACTTAGCGACTGGCTGATACAGCAGCGTCCATAGCCACCCAAACTCTTGCGGACTGTGAAACTCCTTTTAGTCTAAATGGCGAGCCAGTTGCTCTGCTGAATGTAACCTCAGATGCACTGCAAAAAAGGGTTTTACTCTTCAGTGATACAGAATATTAGGATACACATATTCATCATTCACTTGTTGAATAAGTTGCTTATTAACATGCATATGAATGcaatattttctgtttaaagCACGTATTAATGTGTTATTCTGAAATAACTACTATGCCGATAACTAATTTACTAATAGtttgacacacacagtcacattagAATTGGGGACATATTCTGAGAGATAAACTAAATTTCATGTTATTTGGACAAAGTGTGTTTTAAGAACAGACCATATCTATTAAGTGTTATGAGGGGAGTATTATAAATCTTGCAGGACCTCCACCTTATATTAATAGTTTAGTTATGTTATGATGTGTTCTGTATTATGTCACGTGGCTATCGTGGATGTAACtgtgaaattattatttgatgAATATGATTAGTGTCTAATAAGCCCATGAGGGCTGGGCACCAACCATGGTGTTTGACACTTAAataaaccaatcaatcaatcaatcaaaattaTAAGCATCGTAAAACATATTTCGATTGTATACAACAACCTCCATACTTACCATCAATAAGATGCAATTAGGGGGTTATTGAGGGAAAACGCAATAATATCAAGAATATGATAATACAGAATAAGGCATGATTTATTCCTTTAAAATAACCAATAATGAGCCAATATTCTACTTACATATGATAATAAGCATCTAGTTAATGGTTACAGTAATGTGTACCCTACAGTTCTTTTCGGGAAATAAAGACTGCATTCAGTACTTCctcaaaatgtttcatttttcttttcctttctacAGTACTAATAGTTGCAGTTGGACAATGGCTTTTTGTGCTAACAACAATACATAAAGGAGTTTTGCACAATGGCTCATCAAATGTCATTTTGACTCCACTGTAAAATATAAATGCCATGCTTTCCATACTTACAATGCAAATTGCTACAATACAATAAATGCAGTATTTTTAGTGGGAGCaatcttgtgttgtgttcatcaTTTACAGAACTAAGTGGTAAATTACGTTAGACAAGATCATACTGAAGCAAGTGATCCAGGAGTGTAAAGGGGGAGCAAACTCCTCTCAAAGGCACTGTACCCACAAATAAAGACTCACTTATAAAAATAGTAAGTTGCATCACACTGACGGACTGATTTGTACatcagatggagagaaaaaggaaaaagaagcaCCCACCcatttaaaagtattaagatTTGTTATTTCTCTTGTGGCCTATGCTTTACTTGATGATTATCCTACTGTGATCACTAAACTGTTAACTGCCATTGTTGCAGGTATGAGAGTGATTCTTATTGTTTGTGCTTTAGTTTCAGTTTTCTTATTGTGTTGTTTATACTAGTTACATATGATTTCACTTTTCAAACATGAAAGACTGTCCATACTTTATGCAATCAATGGCAGGGACCCTTACCGgcattaaataatttattttgccTGTGAACATAATGCTGTCTGTATCATCAACTTCTAAAGTCATGACATTTACTCTCCTTTTAACTTTTATTGGTCTCTTCCAATTCCTGAGTGAAATATTTGGCTTTTTAGctgacagatagatagatagatagatagatagatagatagatagatagataatatATACATCAAAACAGTGGAGCGATCAGAGttctctctgtcaggcagaggtgagagagttattgtgtAATGAAATGGCTTGTGGCAGTAAAGATCTTGCTGCACAcattgaaggatctcagcttcctcaggaagtaaagtctgctcatccccttcttgtaaacagcttcagtgttagatctccagaccagtctgtggttgatggtaacaccaaggtacttgtaatcctccacaaTGCTACACTATGTTCACCAGATCATCTGTGTAATTGTTACTTTGCTACTTTGACGTGATAGAGGCCGCTCTTATCACTGGCATTTCCTGCCATTGTCGTAGGGATAAGAGCGGTCTCTCTTCTTAGTGCTTTAGTTTAATTTTTCTCATCGTGTTGCTTATATCAGTTGATTTTGTACATCCATTTGCTTGGGACCCTCTCTACTCCATCAGAAGTGACTCTCGCACAGATTCCTGCAGGTAGGTGAGTATAGTTTCAGGAGTTAGCTCATAGTGGCAGAATAAGCACCAGAGTCTCGTCCGCTCTCCCCCTTGGGCTCACAGGCGTGGCCGGATCAGGACTGCTGCCCTGTGTTGGTGTTCAGCAGCTTTACTGTGTGTGTAGTCCCTAAATATTTTAGCTTGGGCCAATTTTAGCggagtgtgtgttgtgagtgtggcttttttcatttactttgtcCCTGATTGTAATCTGTTTGTATCCTCTGTCAGTGATTATCTCGTGtagtttatttaatttattttgttctgCACGTGGGAAGTGTTTGGGACAGAAACTTTTCATTTTGCGTTTCTTTAATTTCCAACTTCCTGGCTACTTCTCTCACATCATTAATATCGTTTTGTGTAGTTTATTCTGGTTACTTTATCttatttcttttgttattttgttgttaagttAAACTTCAAGTAGTGGATCATTCACCACAGGCAGGAGGCCCATTTCCCTGTCATTGCAGCTAACCAGTGTTTTGTGTGCCTTTAGTCATTacaataaagtgtttgtttatttgcctGAGTGGAGCCCCACTAAATTTATCTCATCCCTTATTCTGTTTTAGAAGCTGAGAGCCTAAGGTTGCAGAGGTTTGTGTCTTCCAGTGGTGGTGCCCCCTTTCTGTGTGCTGTGCTTAGTAGTCCATCCCCTGGTGTGATCCttcacgagtgtgtgtgtgtgtgtgtgtgtgtgtgtgtgtgtgtgtgtgtgtgtgcatgtgtgattgGGGTGACTCTTCTTCAGGATACCTCATTCCTGGTGGCGCACCTCTCCACTGGTAAGACTCAGCTTTTCCCTTCCCTAATTACCTTTTGTTAGTATTCTGATTTTGTAAAAGCTAAGAATTATTGTTGGATGGAACCACGTCTCTTAACTCTCAGTATCATGAACCTGTATGCTTTTGAGTTATCAGTCTTGAGCTGAGGTAGATATTATTCCTTGGTTGAAATACCCAGGGTGGCGTTGTCAGCGTCTCCTTAATTATACCAGCTTGCTGGTCGTCTTCCTAACAGCTCGCCACACTAGCAATTACAGACACCAGACTAAACAAACAAGTTGCAAATGTTGTGATGTATGTTTAGTAGTTACCTGTCAAAAGCAATGATCCAGTAAGGAAGTTAAAACAAAACGAggcgaccgtggctcaggtAGTAGAGCGGGTCGGCCTATGTTCGGAGGGTTGGTAGGGGTTCCCCACCCCTGCCAACTGTGccatggtcgttgtgtccttgggcaagacacttagGTCAGCTCCGAACCTCTGGAATGAGAGCTGACCTCAGTTCAGACATCCGTATGGGCCTCTTCCTTTAGTTAACCTCTGATGCACCCACAGAGCTGATTAATAGCTCCGGGGGCTctaaagcttttaaaaaacagaaacatacaatTGACATCTTTTTGGTTATCATCCATCAAATTAAGAATCAACATTCAGTTATGTGTATGAAGTGATAACAGAAGACATTGTTCCTAAAACTACTTTAATTTATATAAGTTAtaaattatcacattttctttctttttacagtgAATAAGCATGTCAAGAGGGGAAATCAtcattctttttctgtctttgctgtTTGAGACTTCACTGACTCAAGACGAAGCATGCGAAAAGGGGGAAGAATGCAAATTTGTTTTCGACCGTGTGACAGAAATCCCACGTGTCCTCAGACCAGGTGTGACAGGGTTCTACATTCTGGATAGTCAGATTCAAACAATCCCCAAAGAAGCCTTTGTTGAAAACCCCCAACTTACAAGAGTGGAATTCTTGAACACTATCATAACATCTATTGAGCCAGGAGCCTTTGAAGGTTTGGTAAACCTCCAGATCGTTGAGATCTCCGGCACCCTGTTAATGTCAATCCCAGTGGGAGTCTTTAAAGATCTCAGCAACCTGGATAAGATTAAACTAAAGTCTAACGAGCTCCGCAGTCTGGAGACAGGCTTGTTTGACGGCCTTAAAAGTCTAACAGAGATCCAGTTACACGGAAATGAGATCGAATCGATTGAGGATGGGATCTTTAACAACCTTGAGAACCTTTCATTGCTTCATCTAGCTAGAAATAATCTCTCAGCTGTATCCACTGACTGGTTCTCGAACCTAAACAAACTTACGATTCTAAGACTTTACAAGAACCAGCTGACCAGCATTCCTGATGACATATTTCAGAATTTGCCAAACTTGAAGGAAATTGGCTTGGCGGGAAACAAAATAGCAGAATTATCACCTAATCTATTCCCACAtaaagacaaactgacaaaactGACTTTGGATGGTAATCTTCTGACTGGTTTACCTCGAGAATTTTTCATTGACTTCCCTCAGCTTAAAACACTGACCCTACATAATAACCAACTGACCAGCCTACCACCAGTGCTTTTTGGAGCACTGCCTAAATTGGACTCCATAAGCCTCAGTCAGAACAATCTAAGCACTCTTCCTAATGGAATATTCAGCCCTATGAAGAAACTCAAGAAGGTAGATCTGTCTAAAAACCACTTTGTCACATTGAATGCTGAGTACTTTGAAGGCCTTGACAAGCTCACAGAGCTGAATCTACAGTACAACAAGATACATTCACTGGATGCTGGTGTGTTTGAAAAGCTACAATCTCTGATCACACTCAAGCTCGCTCACAACGACCTCCAGACGCTTCCTGAGGATATTTTCCAGCCTTtagcaaaactaaaaaaactgtACCTTGAACATAACCCCTGGCACTGTGActgtaatctaataaatcttcaCTTCTGGATGACAGCGAACTCTGAGAAGATTGTGTCTCAAGTGTTCTGTGAGTACCCAGAAGATCTAAAAGGGCGGGAAATCAGTTCATTAACAGAGGATCAATTAATTtgccccacccctccctccacGACCACGACCTTaaccaccaccacaacaacaTACACGACACTCCCAACTACAGTACCAACAACCACCATCCTTACAACTACAACACCGACCACCACTTCACCCACCACGACTCTTCCAACCACATTGCAAACAACCTCCACAATACTTAGTACCACAACACCAACACCCACTTtaccaactacaacaaccacaacaacaataccaaCAACCACACCCACAACCCCGaccacaataacaacaatagcaCCAACCACCACTATAACAATGACTGCACCAACCGACActataacaacaacagcaccaacCACTACTATAACAACAGCACCAACAACCACAATAAGCACATCTGAGATTATGTTCTACATCGcactgctggtggtggtgatcACCTGCACACTGGCGCTGGCTAGGTTCACCCTCTGTCTTTACCACCTGCTGCAACGAAGGCAAAGGATGTACCACGGGGTCGAACTCATCCATTTCTCCTACAGGAAAGGGGTTCTCCTCAGACCGCTACAAGAGGCAGAGACTCACAGCCTTTAAACAACAGCTCTTTACAGAGCATCCTCTTGTCTGTTGCCAGTGATGGTAAATGAGCCAATCAGCTGAGCATATGACCTATCAATGCATCCTTGAGTAAGACATCAAACCCCTTTTTGCTTATCTAATGGCTAATATAACTTTGATAGCCTTTataatcatttctttttttaaattaaaacaatagtGAG from Sparus aurata chromosome 11, fSpaAur1.1, whole genome shotgun sequence includes the following:
- the LOC115591156 gene encoding carboxypeptidase N subunit 2-like, with translation MSRGEIIILFLSLLFETSLTQDEACEKGEECKFVFDRVTEIPRVLRPGVTGFYILDSQIQTIPKEAFVENPQLTRVEFLNTIITSIEPGAFEGLVNLQIVEISGTLLMSIPVGVFKDLSNLDKIKLKSNELRSLETGLFDGLKSLTEIQLHGNEIESIEDGIFNNLENLSLLHLARNNLSAVSTDWFSNLNKLTILRLYKNQLTSIPDDIFQNLPNLKEIGLAGNKIAELSPNLFPHKDKLTKLTLDGNLLTGLPREFFIDFPQLKTLTLHNNQLTSLPPVLFGALPKLDSISLSQNNLSTLPNGIFSPMKKLKKVDLSKNHFVTLNAEYFEGLDKLTELNLQYNKIHSLDAGVFEKLQSLITLKLAHNDLQTLPEDIFQPLAKLKKLYLEHNPWHCDCNLINLHFWMTANSEKIVSQVFCEYPEDLKGREISSLTEDQLICPTPPSTTTTLTTTTTTYTTLPTTVPTTTILTTTTPTTTSPTTTLPTTLQTTSTILSTTTPTPTLPTTTTTTTIPTTTPTTPTTITTIAPTTTITMTAPTDTITTTAPTTTITTAPTTTISTSEIMFYIALLVVVITCTLALARFTLCLYHLLQRRQRMYHGVELIHFSYRKGVLLRPLQEAETHSL